A window from Mycobacterium botniense encodes these proteins:
- a CDS encoding MMPL/RND family transporter, producing the protein MSNHQLRDSRPLVARTIYRFSVPIILGWLAIFVILSIAVPSLEQVEKEHSVSLNPNDAPAFNAAQRINQDFKQSGNGSVAMIVLEGQQPLGDDAHKYYDRLIRELKDDPRHVKHIQDFWGDPLTAGAAQSSDGKAAYVELELAGNPGQALGTKSIETVQHIVAQTPAPHGVTAYVTGPAAIAADMGRSGDRTIMMVTAVSIAVIFAMLLLVYRSVITVVLLLLMVGIELQVARGSVAFLAHHEIIGLTTFAVNLLVSLGIAAGTDYGIFFIGRYQEARQSGESREQACYTAYRGVAKVVLASGLTIAGAVFGLTFTRLPTFHALGVPCAVGIVVAVVVSLTLVPAVLSAGSRFGLFEPKRKIRVRGWRRIGTAIVRWPAPILLATLAIALVGLLALPGYKPSYNDQKYIPGDIPASLGIAAAARHFPQSAMMSPEILLVEADHDLRNPTDFLVLNKLAKAVLAVPGVSRVQAVTRPEGTPIGHTTIPYMLSMQQAGLLQNMTFQQERMNDLLQQADELTQTIGIMQHMYELMQQLIATTHHMVGETHDMQAIANELRDHIADFEDFWRPIRSYFYWERHCYDIPICWSLRSIFDALDGVDDITDKLQELVTDLDHLDVIMPQLLTQFPPMIAIMQSMRTMLLTMHSTMSGTLRAMDENSTSATAMGKAFDAAKNDDSFYLPPDIFKNADFKRVMNIFLSPDGKAVRMLISQRGDPASPEGISRVDAIKSAAEEALKGTPLEDSKIYLTGTSAMTKDLVVGSRYDLLIAGVAALCLIFIIMLIITQSFVAALVIVGTVVLSLGASFGLSVLVWQYLVGIPIHWAVLAMSVLILLAVGSDYNLLLVARMKEEISAGIKTGIIRAMGGTGKVVTNAGLVFAFTMGSMIVSDLRSIGQVGTTIGMGLLFDTLVVRAFMTPSFAALLGRWFWWPQHVRPRPASPVVRAVGSRPLVAALMVRQQQ; encoded by the coding sequence ATGAGTAACCATCAGCTGCGTGATAGTCGGCCGCTGGTAGCGCGGACGATCTATAGGTTTTCGGTGCCCATCATCCTAGGGTGGCTGGCGATCTTCGTCATCTTGAGTATCGCGGTACCCTCGCTGGAACAGGTTGAAAAAGAGCATTCAGTATCGCTGAATCCCAACGACGCGCCGGCTTTTAACGCCGCACAGCGCATAAACCAGGATTTCAAGCAATCCGGTAACGGCAGTGTCGCGATGATCGTCTTGGAGGGTCAGCAACCCCTCGGTGACGATGCGCACAAGTATTACGACCGGTTAATTCGTGAATTAAAAGACGATCCCCGGCATGTGAAGCACATCCAGGATTTTTGGGGTGACCCGCTCACGGCCGGGGCAGCGCAAAGCAGCGATGGTAAGGCCGCCTACGTTGAACTGGAGCTTGCCGGCAACCCGGGGCAGGCCCTGGGGACCAAATCGATCGAAACCGTTCAGCACATTGTCGCGCAGACGCCGGCGCCTCACGGGGTAACGGCATATGTCACCGGCCCTGCAGCAATCGCGGCGGATATGGGCCGCAGCGGCGACAGGACGATCATGATGGTCACTGCGGTAAGTATCGCGGTGATCTTCGCGATGTTGTTGCTCGTTTACCGTTCGGTCATCACGGTAGTTCTGTTGCTGCTGATGGTCGGAATCGAATTACAGGTCGCCAGAGGAAGCGTCGCGTTCCTTGCCCACCACGAGATCATCGGCCTTACCACCTTCGCCGTTAATCTGCTGGTATCGCTGGGGATCGCGGCTGGAACGGACTACGGGATATTTTTCATCGGGCGGTATCAGGAAGCACGGCAGTCCGGTGAGAGCCGGGAACAGGCCTGTTACACCGCCTACCGCGGGGTCGCCAAGGTTGTCTTGGCGTCGGGTTTGACGATCGCCGGAGCGGTTTTCGGGCTAACCTTCACCCGTTTGCCCACGTTCCATGCGCTGGGTGTCCCGTGCGCAGTGGGCATTGTGGTCGCAGTCGTGGTCTCGCTGACGCTGGTGCCGGCCGTTCTCAGTGCCGGCAGCCGTTTCGGCCTGTTCGAACCCAAGCGGAAAATCCGGGTCCGTGGCTGGCGGCGGATCGGCACGGCCATCGTGCGGTGGCCGGCACCTATTCTTCTCGCGACGTTAGCGATCGCGCTTGTCGGCCTCCTGGCGCTACCGGGATATAAACCGAGCTATAACGACCAGAAATACATACCCGGCGATATCCCCGCCAGTTTGGGGATTGCAGCCGCGGCGCGACACTTTCCTCAGTCGGCAATGATGTCGCCCGAGATCCTTTTGGTGGAAGCCGATCACGATCTACGGAATCCGACAGATTTTCTGGTATTGAACAAACTGGCTAAAGCCGTTCTCGCCGTTCCGGGTGTTTCGCGGGTGCAGGCGGTGACGCGGCCCGAAGGAACCCCGATCGGGCACACCACGATCCCGTACATGCTCAGCATGCAACAAGCTGGGTTGCTACAGAATATGACATTCCAGCAAGAGCGCATGAATGACCTGCTCCAGCAGGCCGACGAGTTAACCCAAACGATCGGCATCATGCAGCACATGTATGAGCTGATGCAACAACTTATCGCCACGACTCATCACATGGTCGGCGAAACGCATGATATGCAGGCGATCGCCAACGAGTTGCGCGATCACATAGCGGATTTCGAAGACTTCTGGAGGCCGATCCGCAGTTACTTCTATTGGGAAAGACATTGTTACGATATCCCGATCTGCTGGTCGCTCAGATCCATATTCGATGCTCTCGACGGTGTTGACGACATCACCGACAAGTTGCAAGAGCTGGTCACCGACCTCGATCACCTGGACGTGATCATGCCGCAGCTGCTCACACAGTTTCCACCGATGATCGCGATCATGCAGAGCATGCGGACGATGCTGCTGACCATGCACAGCACCATGTCGGGCACCCTGCGCGCGATGGACGAGAACAGCACAAGCGCGACAGCCATGGGTAAGGCGTTCGACGCAGCCAAAAACGACGATTCTTTCTATCTTCCGCCTGATATTTTCAAGAATGCAGACTTCAAGCGCGTGATGAACATCTTCTTGTCGCCGGACGGGAAAGCCGTTCGTATGCTCATCTCGCAGCGGGGTGATCCCGCGTCGCCCGAGGGAATTTCTCGAGTCGACGCGATTAAGAGCGCGGCTGAAGAAGCGCTCAAGGGAACCCCGCTGGAAGACTCGAAGATCTATCTCACCGGCACCTCGGCCATGACGAAAGACCTCGTGGTGGGATCCAGATACGATCTTCTGATCGCGGGAGTCGCGGCGCTCTGCTTGATCTTCATCATCATGTTGATCATCACGCAAAGTTTTGTTGCCGCGCTGGTCATCGTCGGAACGGTTGTGCTGTCGCTGGGGGCGTCTTTCGGGCTGTCCGTACTGGTCTGGCAATATCTCGTCGGCATACCGATACACTGGGCGGTGCTCGCAATGTCTGTGCTCATTCTATTGGCGGTGGGCTCTGACTACAATTTACTGCTGGTCGCCCGGATGAAAGAGGAAATCAGCGCGGGCATAAAAACGGGAATCATCCGCGCAATGGGTGGTACCGGCAAAGTCGTGACGAACGCCGGACTAGTGTTCGCGTTCACCATGGGATCCATGATTGTCAGCGACTTGCGCAGTATCGGGCAAGTAGGCACAACCATCGGAATGGGTCTGCTCTTCGACACATTGGTCGTGCGCGCGTTTATGACACCCTCCTTCGCCGCGCTGCTGGGCCGGTGGTTCTGGTGGCCGCAACACGTGCGGCCCCGCCCGGCGAGCCCAGTAGTGCGGGCTGTCGGATCTCGCCCGTTGGTAGCCGCCTTGATGGTTAGGCAACAGCAGTAA
- a CDS encoding MmpS family protein has translation MVVKVLKQLWIPLVVLAVVGAGGFTVARLHGIFGSERQPSYADTRIDTTKPYNPKVLRYEVFGPPGAVAVISYFDVNGDPQRVKGAHLPWSLEFAITPTTPAGNVVAQGDSDSIGCRILVDGVVKAEKITHEVNAFTFCRLKAA, from the coding sequence GTGGTTGTCAAAGTTCTTAAACAGCTGTGGATTCCGCTGGTTGTGCTGGCCGTGGTTGGTGCTGGCGGATTTACGGTGGCGCGGCTGCACGGTATCTTCGGGTCAGAACGGCAGCCGTCATATGCCGATACCAGAATCGACACCACCAAACCTTATAACCCTAAGGTTCTGCGGTACGAGGTTTTCGGGCCGCCCGGCGCTGTGGCCGTGATCAGCTATTTCGATGTCAACGGTGATCCACAGCGCGTGAAAGGCGCCCATTTGCCGTGGTCATTGGAGTTCGCGATCACTCCGACAACGCCTGCCGGGAATGTCGTTGCGCAGGGTGATAGCGACAGCATTGGCTGTCGGATTCTTGTCGACGGGGTAGTGAAAGCTGAGAAGATCACGCACGAAGTGAACGCCTTTACATTCTGCCGGCTGAAGGCCGCATGA